The nucleotide window atttttactcctgaactcctgaatttaggcttaccataacaaaggggttaaacatttattgactgactgagtggcgcagtgctgcagtccctggttcaaatccaacCTGCATCATATCTGGCTGTGTTTGGGAGtcccaattggcccagtgttggccggggtaggctgtcattgtaaataagaatttgttcttaactgacttgcctagtttaataaaaaaaaacatttcagctgtgctttttttaatcaatttgtaaaacattctaaaaacctgactccactttgacattatgcagtattgtgtgtaggccagtgacaacaaaactcgatttaatctattttaaattcacgctatagcacaacaaaatgtggaaaaagtcaaggggtgtgaattctttctgaagacactgtacgtTTCGTTTTTAGGGGGTCTGTGTTGTACCACCTGCTGCTGGCTTTTTACCACACCCCTTACATTGCCTCCAATCAATGTTGCAGTCAAGAAAAAACCTTACTTTTATTCCCAGCCAAAGGGGGGTggaatactcagtagggtctctgCTCTACTAACCAAATATTTTGTTTTTGACGGGGACTGTATCGCACAACCTGCTGCATGTATTTTTACTCTGCCCCCTGCTCCAATGCAATAGAGAGCAATAGTTatgtcatttttttgttttgtaggcactaactggttcgttggacaaagcctataTGGGGAAAGTAATGGATGTTTTTgtagggtttttggataaacgcagaaaataaggtctgtggtaaacaagggcttaggagatcttatacgttttgttctatgagaaaATCTCATCAGCTAACATCACTTTTTGTGAaatttgaagcatttatgtaatttaaaaaagcacataaaggcttaATTTTTCATAAAGTTCaggttaactgactgatattatctcatagaacaaacaGTATAAGATCTCCTCAACCTAAATTAACCTCAGAGTTTATACTCAGCGTTTATCTATTATTTTTCCATTCATTTTCTAATATGAATGGCTGAATGAACCAGAGGTAACTAATTTctgttttttaggactacaagctgggtCCTTGCTATCAGAGATCCTTGGAACCCTACCCCATTtaagttgaaatgtaaaatggttaCATAAGGGTTAAGGTTCGGGTATGGGTTAAGTCTAGGGTTAGCGTTTAGGGTAGGAACGTCCCAAGCCCAAGGATATGTGATAGCACTAACCCTTGGGCTTGTAGAGAAAAAAAATCTTACTACCTGTCTCAAGATAAAGTGTTTAGGTCAAGTTTACATTTCTATGGCCCCTGTTTTCTATGCCTCTGATATAAAAACAGAAAGAAGATTAAGTAGTAGgtgtgtttatttaaaaaaaaaaaaagatttttatGTTAAACGCAGAGGACTTGTCACCTCTGAGTTGTCATGGAGATAATTTCCGCTCGCAATTTGCCGCCCAGCAGGGCATTCTGGGATTACGGGGTCCCCCAAACTGTCATGGCGTCCTAGGAAGATGGCGACTGCCATACAACAGGCTTTCCTGGAGTACCTAATAATTTAAATTCAAGGCATTGGAGACATAGCTAGGTAAGAAAACGGTGTAAATGTGTGTTATACAACAACTATCGGTTGtctacagatatatatatattttttagatgaGTCAAGACAAATAATCTACAGACGGCTAGCAAGGTGGCTAACGTTTGTCGAGTGAGGCCGGGTGCTGATTACGGCGTGTCTTTGTTAGCTAACCTGAAGTGGCTAGCCAGATTGCATTTTAATTTTCACACAATTATTAAAAGTAGTTAAGCTAAAGCTATCCAACTTGTTGTTGGACCCTCGTTGATAACTAGAAAGCATTAGCGAGCTACGCTAGCTATATGAAGTTAACTAGGTGGCATTAGCGAGCTGACGATACTTACCTACTTTGGTTGCTATGTAGTTAGCTAAGCTAAATCGTAGCTAGTGACCTGCCTGGTTAACTATCAAGTGTTATTGCCAGTTGAGATAGGCGATTACAAAACGGTTGCCTGCCTCTGTAAGTGGGTCATTGGTTATGTAATGCTGCTGCAGagagtgtttttatttttgttgtgtACCTATACTTAGTGTAACCCTGTGGACACTCATAGCAGTTTTTTTTAACGGTAACGTTAGTATTTCATGTAATTAATCTGTATTGTCTTGACATTCTGAAACAACCTGTTGAGTGCCCTGGAATAACTGCTCTGTTTTTCCAAATAGTGACAGAGGGCCAAGAGAACGGTGGACTGCCAGGGGCCAGCGGTTTTTAGGCCATCAATCACCCCAACAAAGCTGATAAAATGGAGTGTGCAGTTGACACCAAGCCAGGTTTGTGATCATGATTTGCAGAAATATCCCTGTAATGTGAGGGATAGTTATTCTCACATAGATGGTTATACCTAAATTTGGGAAATTCATGGACTGATACATTTTCAACTGACCTTTACTTGGCGATACTTCCTTAATTATCATTTGGAAGGTACCAGTGTATTATAAAATTATGTTTGTGGTTGCTGGTGGAACTCTGAAAAACAAGGAAATATTCAGAAAGATATTAAGATACCCTCTTTCTGTGGATTCAATATTTTTCTGAGTATTCTTAACAAttagcatacttccaaattgaGAATTAAGGAAGTATGCGCAAGTAAAGGTTTGTTGAAGGTTTCTTTACCATGCTTTCAATAGTCCATCTGCTCAACCTAAAACATAAACTATCTATGATGCTGGATTGGCTAGATCATGATATGCCAATgccatttacacacacaccagaggttGCCATGCCTCTTCCTGGCCATCCTTTCATTAGGAATTGATTTCACACGTCCATGTGAACTCCCCATATTCTGAATCTAGCATAACAAAGAAATGTGATTGGTTAATCTGTGACCAAAGAATGTGGTTGGCTAATCTTTAAATGAGTAATGTAATTGGTTAATCTGTGCAGGCGGGGACGAGGCTGCAGAGCAAGAACACACTCTGGAGGAAACATCTGCAAAGGAAGGAAGTGAGACGCCGCAGAAGAAGAACAAGAAGCACAAAAAACACAAgagcaagaagaagaagaagaaacgtggcaagggagagcgagagacaagCTCAGAGTCGGCCCCAGAGTCCGACGTAGAAAAGCCGCCAATCAGAACCAGAGCAGGGTGAGGCTCCTCCCATTAGAACCAGAACATGGTTTGACTCATcccatgagaaccataacactGCTAGATTTCGCCCATTACAATCCGACCAGGGCTGCGTTCAGTTTGCTTGAACGTTTGCTACGTTGCGGAACGGCTTGTACTGAACAACACATTTCCCCAAAACCTTGTGTGTTCTTGAACAGACTCTGTGCTCCGTTTGGTGGGTGTGCCTGGATGTGGCTTGGAGCAATGATTTATGTATTTAAAGGGAAGAGGTGCATTTTGAAGCTACAACCCAACCCCTCCCTGTTTTTTAACTGACTTCAGTACAGCATCGTTTCTGTTCAATTGAACGTTCTATTACGTTTTTATGTACTGAATGCAGCCAAGTGCTAGGCAGAACAGGGTGTTGTCTGGTCACCTTTAGATGGTTTCCACACTGGAATATAGGAGGTAAAGCAGCAGAAATGTTCATCCAACAGGCTCTTGTTTGTTTGGCTCTATACCATTGGGACAATTGTGATTATAGTATTCATTATATTTGCTGCTATAATCAATATATTTTCTGTTTTTAGCTTGAGGAGTTCTGGCCCAGTGGCCTCTGATACAGGAGTAGACACAAAAGAGGAGGCAGCAAAGGACTTGATCACAGGTAAGGAGTTTGGGCCGGGTGTAGGAAACAAACCGATGCCAAGTGATTTTTTTTTACTGATGCTTGTGTACCTGTCCACACAGCTATACCTGAGGTAGAAGGTGATGCTAAAGCCAGAAAACACAAAAGACATGCTGGGAAAaagaagagaaaaaggaggagaAAAGGGGAAGAAAAGCAGGAGAAGAACTCTTCTTCACACTCCCTATCGGAGAGCGAATCTATGTCAGGAACAGATTCTGAGTCTGAGGGGAAGCCAGCTGGCATGGTAGTGCAGGCTGTTCCCATGCAGTCTAAGGCCAGGCAAGAGGAGAGAGTTCCCTCCCTATGCATAACTTCGGCCCAAAAAGAGGAATCTCTGAAAGTGATATGTCAACCCTCAGATGAGTCTGCGGATGCAGGAGGAAAGGCAGAAGAGAAGGTTCCCCCTGCTAACAGGGAGAACCAAACCATCTCTGTCATAAAGCCAGAAGATCCACGGAGCGACGGGAGCTTCAGCCACACCCAGGAGCTTCCTGACATCATCCCCAAGCAGGATGGCCAGAAGGAGGAAACCAACCCAGAGCAGAGGTCAAAGGTGAAGAACCAGGCTACCTCCAGGTCAAGGTCAGGGTCGCTGACAGACACTAAGATGGCTAGATCGAGTCTTAGTCGTTCGCCAAGTCCTAAGCGGTCCAGATCAAGTCACAGTCGTTCGCGAAGCCCCGCGCAATTGTCTGGTCAGCCTGTGTCTGGCAGGGGCAGGTCTCGATCTGGCTCAAAAAGCATGACTCCCAAGAGGAAGCAGTCCAAGTCCCCCAAAAGGACAAGACGCAAATCCCCTTCTCTGTCCCCCAGGAGTGGACGCAAGTCTCCTTCTCTGTCCCCCAGGAGAGGACGCAAGTCTCCTTCTCTGTCCCCCAGGAGAGGACGCAAGTCTCCTTCTCTGTCCCCCAGGAGAGGACGCAAGTCTCCTTCTCTGTCCCCCAGGAGAGGACGCAAGTCTCCTTCTCTGTCCCCCAGGAGAGGACGCAAGTCTCCTACTCTGTCCCCCAGGAGAGGACGCAAGTCTCCTTCTCTGTCCCCCAGGAGAGGACGCAAGTCTCCTTCTCTGTCCCCCAGGAGAGGACGCAAGTCTCCTTCTCTGTCCCCCAGGAGAGGACGCAAGTCCCCTTCTCTGTCCCCCAGGAGAGGACGCAAGTCCCCCAAGAGGGGACTCAAGTCTCCTTCGCTGTCCCCTAAGAGACGACGTATGTCTCCTCTGTCCCCCAGGAGAGGACGCAAGTCATCTCCTCTGTCCCCTTGGAGAGGACGCAAGTCTCCTTCTGTGTCCCCTAGACGAGGGCGGAAGTTGTCTCCTCTGTCCCCTAGACGAGGGCGCAAGTTGTCTCCTCTGTCCCCTAGACGAGGGCGCAAGTTGTCTCCTCTGTCCCCTAGACGAGGGCGCAAGTTGTCTCCTCTGTCCCCAAGACGAGGGCGCAAGTTGTCTCCTCTGTCCCCTAGACGAGGGCGCAAGTTGTCTCCTCTGTCCCCTAGACGAGGGCGCAAGTTGTCTCCTCTGTCCCCTAGACGAGGGCGCAAGTTGTCTCCTCTGTCCCCTAGACGAGGGCGCAAGTTGTCTCCTCTGTCCCCTAGACGAGGGCGCAAGTTGTCTCCTCTGTCCCCTAGACGAGGGCGCAAGTTGTCCCCTTCTCTGTCCCCTAGGAGAGGGCGTAAGTTGTCCCCTTCTCTGTCCCCTAGGAGAGGGCGTAAGTTGTCCCCTTCTCTGTCCCCCAGGAGAGGGCGCAAGTCCTCTCCTTTGTCCCCTAGAAGAGGACGCAAGTCTCTGTCTAAATCCCCTAGGAGAGGACGCAAACTGTCTCCATCTCCCAGACGAGGGCGGCGGTCTGAGTCCAGGTCACATGGCTGTGTCAGAAGGTCGAGgaccagaaccccccccccccgtcgaGGTAGGCGTCCGTGGTCCCGCTCGCCTGTGAGGCAGACTCGCCGTTCACGCTCCAGATCTAGACGGCTCCATCGCTCCCGGTCCATGAGGAGAGGACGGCATTCCCAGAGCAGCTCCCCGTCTCGCAGAAAGAAGTCCCCCCCAAGGACACGACAGTCCCGGTCTCCAGTCAGGAGAGGCAGGCGGACTCGTTCCCGCTCTGTCGTGATCCTGAAGAGGAACAGGAAAGGTTCACGGTCCAAATCCCCACGGGGCAAGGACAACAAGTCCCGCTCCCGGAGCCGCAGGATATCCAGGTCACCAGTTAAGAAAATATGTTCTAGATCACCGAAGCGGAGCAGGACAAAGTCCAGATCCCCAGGACGCAGTAAACCATCAACATCACGATCACTATCGCCGCGTAACCAGTCCAAGTCTCATACTCCTAAATCCAAATCCCAGAAAATAAACAAGCGTTCAATGTCAAAATCACCCATCAGTGACAAATCCAAGTCTGTCTCAAGCGGCAGGCAATCTGAGAGCGTATCCCCAGAACGCTCAAGATCCAGGTCTACTGCCAAGGACCTAAAGTCTCCAAAAATGGTTGACAAGCATACTGCAGGCACTACTGTGAATAATGAAGCGTCTACTAAGCCTGTTGGGGAAGCTGTAGCTGCAGCAGAGCCCTGGAAGCCCCTCGCTTTGGCTGCTGCCTCCAGATCTACCACACAGGGCAAGCCAGTGGCTGGGCATGCTGAAGAGAGCGCCTCTGAGATTCCATCTGAAGACCATGACTCCGCAGAAGAAGAGCCAAAGGGGGCAAGAAGCCCAACAAGCTCCTCTGAAGAAGAGCCAGATGAGCATGCTACCTCCAGGTCTGTTTCACCAGAGACGGTTCCTGCTGATCGCCGCTCCAGGTCCTCACCTAAATCTCCCATTAAGAAGACATTTTCAAAACAACGGCAGTCCTCAACGTCAGCGTCTCCTACTAGGAAGTCCCGATCACCTGCCGGTAGGAAGATGTCCACCTCTCCCTCATGGAGGTGCTCCCGGTCCaagtccatctctccctctcagtcCAAGTCTGCCTCCAGAAGGAGACGTTCCAAGTCCCCAGCCAGGAAAAGGAAGTCTGTCTCCTCGCCTACCAGACGGAAGAAGTGGTCTAAGTCCAGAAGTCCGGCCCGGCGCAGGAGATCACGGTCTAAGTCACCGGTACGGCGCAGGAAGTCACGTTCCAAGTCCAGAACCAGGACCAAGCGCTCGAAGTCCCGCTCCCCGGCCAGAAGGAAGAGGTCCAAGTCCGCAGACAGGAGCAAACGCTCCAAGTCTCGCTCTCCAGGCCGGAGGAGAAGGTCCCGCTCTGGGTCACGGCGGCGTCGACCCGTCATGCGGAATCGCTCATTTGACCGACGAGACCGATGGAAACGGGAACCAAGCCACTCGCCAATCCTCATCCTCCGCAAGCGCCGTTCCACATCTCGAGGCCGCCGCAGTGCCAGCAAGACCCCTCCTCGTCTCACTGAGCTGGGTAAGACTACACCTATGGTATAATCAGGGTTGGGTGGATTACTTGAAACATGTAATCGGTTAGTGATTAGTTGCATGAAAAATAAAGTAATCAGTAAAGTAATCCTTTGGATTACTCAAAATAGTAACAATCGATTTACAttgattacttttggattactttaaCTTCTAACACTTAGCGCCCTAtaaaatttgttttatttttttgcctgATTTTGTTCTGTTTTTTCCAAAATTCAGTGTTCTTCGTTTTTGTTTTTCTCTGGTTTGttttgtaaaaaaatgtttttgcgaAATTgtatgttctaagtccacaacaatgcttaaaccacttttgaggtcagattttcatttattttttaatatttaaaaaa belongs to Salmo trutta chromosome 20, fSalTru1.1, whole genome shotgun sequence and includes:
- the LOC115155705 gene encoding serine/arginine repetitive matrix protein 2; protein product: MECAVDTKPGGDEAAEQEHTLEETSAKEGSETPQKKNKKHKKHKSKKKKKKRGKGERETSSESAPESDVEKPPIRTRAGLRSSGPVASDTGVDTKEEAAKDLITAIPEVEGDAKARKHKRHAGKKKRKRRRKGEEKQEKNSSSHSLSESESMSGTDSESEGKPAGMVVQAVPMQSKARQEERVPSLCITSAQKEESLKVICQPSDESADAGGKAEEKVPPANRENQTISVIKPEDPRSDGSFSHTQELPDIIPKQDGQKEETNPEQRSKVKNQATSRSRSGSLTDTKMARSSLSRSPSPKRSRSSHSRSRSPAQLSGQPVSGRGRSRSGSKSMTPKRKQSKSPKRTRRKSPSLSPRSGRKSPSLSPRRGRKSPSLSPRRGRKSPSLSPRRGRKSPSLSPRRGRKSPSLSPRRGRKSPTLSPRRGRKSPSLSPRRGRKSPSLSPRRGRKSPSLSPRRGRKSPSLSPRRGRKSPKRGLKSPSLSPKRRRMSPLSPRRGRKSSPLSPWRGRKSPSVSPRRGRKLSPLSPRRGRKLSPLSPRRGRKLSPLSPRRGRKLSPLSPRRGRKLSPLSPRRGRKLSPLSPRRGRKLSPLSPRRGRKLSPLSPRRGRKLSPLSPRRGRKLSPLSPRRGRKLSPSLSPRRGRKLSPSLSPRRGRKLSPSLSPRRGRKSSPLSPRRGRKSLSKSPRRGRKLSPSPRRGRRSESRSHGCVRRSRTRTPPPRRGRRPWSRSPVRQTRRSRSRSRRLHRSRSMRRGRHSQSSSPSRRKKSPPRTRQSRSPVRRGRRTRSRSVVILKRNRKGSRSKSPRGKDNKSRSRSRRISRSPVKKICSRSPKRSRTKSRSPGRSKPSTSRSLSPRNQSKSHTPKSKSQKINKRSMSKSPISDKSKSVSSGRQSESVSPERSRSRSTAKDLKSPKMVDKHTAGTTVNNEASTKPVGEAVAAAEPWKPLALAAASRSTTQGKPVAGHAEESASEIPSEDHDSAEEEPKGARSPTSSSEEEPDEHATSRSVSPETVPADRRSRSSPKSPIKKTFSKQRQSSTSASPTRKSRSPAGRKMSTSPSWRCSRSKSISPSQSKSASRRRRSKSPARKRKSVSSPTRRKKWSKSRSPARRRRSRSKSPVRRRKSRSKSRTRTKRSKSRSPARRKRSKSADRSKRSKSRSPGRRRRSRSGSRRRRPVMRNRSFDRRDRWKREPSHSPILILRKRRSTSRGRRSASKTPPRLTELDKDQLLEIAKANAAAMCAKAGVPIPESLRPKAILQLPLPNPAPTPLNLPLPLPLPLNMPGMGMPNMNMHMSNIHMPNMSNIHMPNMPNMHMPNMNMPNMNMPNMNMPNMNMPNMHMPNMNMPNMNMPNMNMSMPNMNMPNMGNMSNMAMSAAMASMTAATMTAALTNMAQMSNMPQMAPLPTITNKPQMAPLPTITNKPPPSQVPQTTLPPLNLDHIEEVKRKVTQQANIYSIKELTEKCKMIAASKEEMAIAKPHVSDDEDEDRKPRGKSFLS